From Thermococcus sp.:
TACCGTAACGGCGACACCCCAGCCGAGGCCGTACAGAAAGTTCTCTGTTGCGGCGAAACCGAGACCAGCGGCGACGCCGTAAACGAGGCCGTCCATTATACCGTCCATCTGTCCGGCCCTGAAGGGAAGCCTAACGGCAAGGGCCTTGGAGGGTTCCTCCACGAGTCCAGCAACGAGGGCCACGTAGAAGGCTGTCGTCGGCAGTATGGGTTTAATTATCCCGCCGACCGTCAGGATGCCCTCAAGCACGTAGGCTATTGCCACTGAGAGCGTAGCGCCGAGCAGGAACGTGGCTATGACGTAGCGCTTTGGCTCGGGCTCATACCTGTCCTTATGGTAGAAGTACCAGAGGAAGGCGAGGGCCGGGACGTAGGCGAAGAAGACCAAGGTTGCCAGCACTCCCATTCAACCACCCAAATAAATGGAGGCCTCGGGGGTTTAAAGTTTTCGTCAGAGCTCCCTCAGTGCCCGTGAGAGCAGTGACAGCCTGCCGAAGTCGAGGAGCTCCCCCTCAAGGGGAACGATTACTCTGAAGTCCTCCTTGAGGAGTCTCAGGAAAGGCGAGACTACCTCCCTCAGAACGTCGTTCCCGTAGGCCCAGGGACTGAAGGCCGGGAGAACTATCAGCCTCTCCCCGAACAGGAAGACCGGGACTTTAACCACGGCCCCAACCTCATCCCGTAGCCTTATCGCGGGGTGCTCGTGGCCTATGATGAAGCGCTCGCCCTCGACGGGCTTATGGCCGTGGACGAGCTTCCAGTGGCCGATGTCAAGCTCATCAACGACCTCCACCCCCAGTTCCCTGAGCCAGAGCGTCCCAACGTCGTGGTTTCCCCTCACCAGGACTATCTCGTCAACCAGCGGATTAACTCTCTCAACAAACGCCCTCAGCTCCTCCCTCTCTCTCCACTCGGGGATGAAGGAGTGCTTCAGGTCACCGTCTATAATCAGTCTCTTGGGTTTGTGCCCCTCTATGAGGGCGGTGAGCCTACCAACCGTCTCGTGGAAAACCCTCGGGAGGTAAAAGCCCTCCCTGGCCATAGCTACCTCATAGCCCAGATGGAGGTCTGCGACGATGATGTTCTTTCCAAGGAGCAGGGCCTTTCCGGGGAGGGGTCTGGGTTTCATGGGCTAACGTTCTCTCCGGGGCTTTTAAGTTTTGTTAGGGGAACCGAAAAGGTTTTAAATTCGTCCATTGAGGTAACAGTGGTGAGTAAGAATGCCCTATATTGGGTTCGCGAGAAGCCCCCACGGACCCATCAGGACGTACGAGGAGATACTGCGGGAGCTCGAAAGGAGGGGATTTGAGGTCGGTTTTTCAAAGCACCACTGGGCCGGCGACCTGCCCTTCGGCCTTGTCGTTGCCGAGACCTCGAAGGGTTTAGTGGCAATAAGGTGGTCCTTGGGAAAGGAGTTCACGCTGAGGCTCGAAGAGGTCGACCGGGAGACCTACGACGAGTTCGTGGAGGACACGCTCGAATACACCAACGCTGACTCAGGATGAACGCTCTTGTTTAACCCTCTCGATGACGTCAAAGATGCTCCACAAATCCATGATAACGTGCAGGTGCGGGATTAGGGCGAGCCTCTCGCGGTTCTTTTCGACGAATTTTGCAGTGAATGGGAAGTAATACCAGACGTACTCGGTTTTTTCATCGCCGTGACCGATGAAACGCCAGGGCTTGTCGTCCACCCAAATGAAGATTTCATCACCGTACTTCTCGCGGACTAGTTTGAAGGCTTCGTCTATGGTAAGCTCCCGGCCGAAGACTATCACCTCGTCAAAGAGGTCGTAGAGCCCGGCCATCTTCATTCTTTTGACCTTCATGCCGTCGATGAAGTCCTCGGCCGAGAATGAGATAACAATGTGACCTTGCTCCCTGAGCTTCCTCAGCAGTTCCGGGGAGTCGTCTATCGGCTTCGTCAGCCTCGCCCTCTCCTCGAACCATGTTTCAAAAAACTTCGTTCTGAGGAAGAATGGTGGCTTTGACTTCTTCCTGTGCTTTCCGAAGGCCGGTCTCTCGAACTGAAGTTCTATCCTGGTTAGGAGTTTCGCCCAGAGGGTCTTTCCCGGAAGCCAGGGGTAGCGTCTCTCCAATGTTCTTTTGAAGGCCTCCTCGATGGGGGAGTAGCTGTCAACCAGAGTCCCGTCGAAGTCAAAAGCTATGATCATTCAACCACCTCCGAGACTCACGAAAGTTGAACCGGCCGAGACGTGCATCGAGAGGAAGTCATCGACAAGTCCGTAGGCCCAGATGACGCGGAAGCTCCCGTCCGCCGGAATTTTAAAGTCGTAGTTATCTCCGGTATCGAGTTTTCTGGAGAACTCGACCACAGTCCAGTTCTCATCTTCCCTTCCTCCATATGAGATAATGTCGAAACTCCCGCCTAGGACTGTATCGGGATTGTGCGGGCCCGCGAAGCCAGTAGAGTATGAGTCACTTATTCTGACCGTCCCGTTCGGGAGGACGTAGGCTATGACGATGTCGGTGTTTTTCATTCCCCCGCTTCCCCCAAAGCCCACCGCGAGCCAGCCGTGAGTTCTGGCCCTCATGCCGACGAAGAGAGTTCCGTTCTC
This genomic window contains:
- a CDS encoding PrsW family glutamic-type intramembrane protease encodes the protein MGVLATLVFFAYVPALAFLWYFYHKDRYEPEPKRYVIATFLLGATLSVAIAYVLEGILTVGGIIKPILPTTAFYVALVAGLVEEPSKALAVRLPFRAGQMDGIMDGLVYGVAAGLGFAATENFLYGLGWGVAVTVTRAFLTPLAHATWTAIIGVGYGLMAEGKPVALGNFYALAITLHFFWDYFAFLSATVPAYNIVLIFLLLLNLAILRYFLLLGEEEDRRRFWYGYFFRG
- a CDS encoding metallophosphoesterase → MKPRPLPGKALLLGKNIIVADLHLGYEVAMAREGFYLPRVFHETVGRLTALIEGHKPKRLIIDGDLKHSFIPEWREREELRAFVERVNPLVDEIVLVRGNHDVGTLWLRELGVEVVDELDIGHWKLVHGHKPVEGERFIIGHEHPAIRLRDEVGAVVKVPVFLFGERLIVLPAFSPWAYGNDVLREVVSPFLRLLKEDFRVIVPLEGELLDFGRLSLLSRALREL
- a CDS encoding HAD family hydrolase, encoding MIIAFDFDGTLVDSYSPIEEAFKRTLERRYPWLPGKTLWAKLLTRIELQFERPAFGKHRKKSKPPFFLRTKFFETWFEERARLTKPIDDSPELLRKLREQGHIVISFSAEDFIDGMKVKRMKMAGLYDLFDEVIVFGRELTIDEAFKLVREKYGDEIFIWVDDKPWRFIGHGDEKTEYVWYYFPFTAKFVEKNRERLALIPHLHVIMDLWSIFDVIERVKQERSS
- a CDS encoding DOMON domain-containing protein → MMRGPKFLAVVLVLALLTFSPGCVNQTGGKSSTSTTTQQVQWKPDGLINPGEYRANFSSGDGTFQAFFRVENGTLFVGMRARTHGWLAVGFGGSGGMKNTDIVIAYVLPNGTVRISDSYSTGFAGPHNPDTVLGGSFDIISYGGREDENWTVVEFSRKLDTGDNYDFKIPADGSFRVIWAYGLVDDFLSMHVSAGSTFVSLGGG